In Mercurialis annua linkage group LG6, ddMerAnnu1.2, whole genome shotgun sequence, the following are encoded in one genomic region:
- the LOC126687634 gene encoding uncharacterized protein LOC126687634, protein MERIVIDEGSVVNLMTNSAYKMLGGTATRLRRVPIPLSRLGGPSINPLGAISLEVIIGLEMGINKKVMSLFNIVDMELTYNSILGRPFLHDSAAVTSIRAMAMKVPTEKGVVTLGGDQNIAKKCYDESVVDLQESRSEKKEE, encoded by the coding sequence atggagcgaatcGTCATTGATGAAGGAAGTGTTGTAAATCTGATGACGAATTCTGCATATAAGATGCTGGGAGGAACCGCAACGAGGTTGCGCCGAGTACCGATCCCGCTATCCAGACTCGGAGGCCCCTCAATCAACCCACTAGGTGCTATCTCACTGGAAGTTATAATCGGCCTGGAAATGGGGATCAACAAGAAGGTAATGTCCTTATTCAACATAGTGGATATGGAACTAACATATAATTCCATCCTCGGAAGACCATTCCTCCACGATTCAGCTGCAGTAACCAGCATAAGAGCTATGGCAATGAAAGTACCAACTGAGAAGGGAGTAGTAACGCTGGGAGGTGACCAGAACATCGCCAAAAAATGCTACGACGAGTCTGTTGTAGATCTTCAAGAAAGCAGATCAGAGAAGAAAGAAGAGTAG